One part of the Prunus persica cultivar Lovell chromosome G5, Prunus_persica_NCBIv2, whole genome shotgun sequence genome encodes these proteins:
- the LOC18777246 gene encoding uncharacterized protein LOC18777246, with protein sequence MESTDDEKDAVSGNYIPKELTHALASTGAKFIDEVLSGQNERCLENFRMDKHVFYKLCDILQGKGLLRHTNRIKIEEQLAMFMFIIGHNLRTRAVQELFRYSGETISRHFNNVLNAIRAISLDFFQPPGSDVPPEISEDPRFYPYFKDCVGAVDGIHIPVMVGVDEQGPFRNKNGLLSQNVLAACSFDLKFHYVLAGWEGSASDLQVLNSALTRRNKLQTPEGRYYLVDNKYANMPGFIAPYPGVPYHSKEFPSGFHPQDAKELFNQRHSMLRNASDRIFGALKARFPILMAAPPYPLQTQVKLVVAACALHNYMRREKPDDWIFKMYEKDTILQMEESLPPLEVEPMMHFEASAMDIAFGTEELEFTSQLRDSIATEMWDDYIHDLSPM encoded by the exons ATGGAGAGCACTGATGATGAGAAGGATGCAGTCTCCGGGAATTATATACCAAAGGAACTCACTCATGCTTTAGCATCTACTGGTGCGAAGTTTATCGATGAAGTCCTTAGCGGTCAAAATGAACGTTGTCTAGAAAATTTTCGCATGGATAAGCATGTCTTCTACAAGTTGTGTGATATTTTGCAAGGAAAGGGCTTATTGCGCCACACAAATCGAATCAAGATTGAAGAGCAATTAGCCATGTTCATGTTCATAATTGGTCATAATCTACGGACTCGAGCTGTTCAAGAGTTATTCCGTTATTCAGGAGAAACCATCAGTCGTCATTTCAACAATGTGTTGAACGCAATAAGGGCAATTTCATTAGATTTCTTCCAGCCTCCAGGATCTGATGTTCCTCCCGAAATTTCAGAAGATCCTAGATTCTATCCATATTTTAAG GATTGTGTGGGAGCGGTTGATGGTATACACATCCCAGTGATGGTAGGCGTAGATGAGCAAGGACCTTTCCGCAACAAGAATGGCTTACTTTCACAAAATGTTCTGGCTGCTTGCTCATTTGATCTCAAGTTCCATTATGTCTTGGCGGGTTGGGAAGGCTCTGCATCAGATTTGCAAGTTTTAAATTCTGCACTCACAAGACGAAACAAATTGCAGACCCCAGAAG GGAGATACTACCTGGTGGACAACAAGTATGCAAATATGCCTGGCTTCATTGCTCCATATCCTGGTGTACCTTATCACTCGAAGGAGTTTCCTAGTGGTTTTCACCCTCAAGATGCGAAAGAGCTATTTAATCAACGACACTCGATGTTACGAAATGCATCTGATCGCATTTTTGGGGCTTTAAAGGCACGCTTCCCTATCCTGATGGCAGCTCCTCCATACCCCTTACAAACACAAGTCAAGTTGGTTGTGGCAGCATGTGCCCTACACAATTACATGCGTAGGGAGAAACCAGATGACTGGATTTTTAAAATGTATGAGAAGGACACCATACTGCAAATGGAGGAATCATTGCCCCCGCTAGAGGTGGAACCAATGATGCATTTTGAGGCCTCTGCTATGGACATTGCTTTTGGGACAGAAGAACTGGAGTTTACTTCGCAGTTGCGGGACTCAATTGCGACTGAAATGTGGGATGACTATATCCATGATTTATCTCCCATGTAG
- the LOC18776098 gene encoding uncharacterized protein At3g17950, with product MLDPRNDLLPPPSSPTNSSISSSDLDTESTGSFFHDRSTTLGTLMGVSFPAITFRAPSQQRRDPQANSNNNNNMASTSGSGSRKTKKPKKKNAAASSAVGVVAERRRRWWRLCRDDCTKPASLGEFLEVERRFGDNAFYNTAAELEGVMVGQPRNGRLLFADGRVLPPSNVDDRIATSSTAGVLSRFPVSITAICSGGVA from the exons atgCTAGATCCAAGAAATGATCTGCTACCTCCACCCTCATCCCCCACCAACTCCTCCATTTCTTCTTCCGATCTCGACACCGAG TCTACAGGCTCATTCTTTCACGATCGAAGCACGACCTTAGGAACCCTAATGGGAGTGAGCTTTCCAGCCATCACGTTCAGAGCCCCGAGCCAACAGCGCCGAGACCCCCAAGccaacagcaacaacaacaacaacatggCCAGTACTAGCGGAAGCGGCTCCAGGAAGACCAAGAAGCCCAAGAAGAAAAACGCCGCTGCTTCGTCAGCCGTGGGTGTGGTGGCGGAACGGCGGCGTAGGTGGTGGCGCCTCTGCCGAGACGACTGCACGAAGCCAGCTTCGCTCGGCGAGTTTCTTGAGGTGGAGAGGAGATTTGGAGACAATGCGTTTTATAACACGGCTGCGGAGCTTGAAGGGGTCATGGTGGGGCAGCCCAGAAATGGACGGCTACTGTTTGCCGATGGGAGGGTGCTTCCACCGTCCAATGTTGATGACCGGATTGCCACTTCATCCACGGCTGGAGTTCTCTCTAGATTCCCGGTTTCGATCACTGCCATCTGTAGTGGCGGTGTAGCATGA
- the LOC18777040 gene encoding uncharacterized protein LOC18777040 yields MGNAAASCAPSLVISSSGVVKVLFLDGRLEVYTRAVKAAELMLENPGQFVCESSSLKVGNRVHGLTADEELERRQFYFLLPMDLLYSVLTHEELSSLTYKASEALKHRSFNSFSKIFPVLGEFCMFPSEAKRLDKNIGDVISPSSHSEPMLVLVERYSKQRSWKPALETIAETPSTH; encoded by the coding sequence aTGGGGAACGCAGCAGCTTCTTGTGCTCCTTCATTGGTCATCTCAAGCAGTGGAGTTGtaaaggttttgtttttggatggAAGATTGGAAGTGTACACAAGGGCAGTGAAAGCAGCAGAGCTGATGTTAGAGAATCCAGGGCAGTTTGTGTGTGAATCTAGCAGCCTCAAAGTGGGCAACAGGGTTCATGGCCTTACAGCTGATGAAGAGCTCGAAAGGCGCCAgttctattttcttcttcccatGGATCTGCTTTACTCTGTGCTCACACATGAAGAGCTCAGCTCTCTGACTTACAAGGCTTCAGAGGCACTCAAGCACAGAAGTTTCAACAGTTTCAGTAAGATTTTTCCCGTCCTCGGAGAGTTTTGCATGTTTCCTTCAGAAGCCAAGAGATTGGATAAAAATATTGGTGATGTTATTAGTCCTTCAAGCCATTCAGAGCCAATGTTAGTATTAGTGGAGAGGTACTCAAAGCAAAGATCATGGAAGCCTGCATTGGAGACCATTGCTGAAACTCCATCTACACATTAA
- the LOC18777568 gene encoding uncharacterized protein LOC18777568 isoform X1, with product MASLPHGNPTSCSLVCERGPISFVGISALPSIQLRARAFDGLVRGRGITHSLYRKETSLFCEKGSNSINRITTIPRSSSSDSNGTEDDSSDQAKKKPFGYSRKDVLLIGLGVTGIGIGLKSGLEFAGVDPLQAGNVVQLVLVLGLTIGWISTYIFRVSNKEMTYAQQIRDYENKVMEKRLEGLTEAELEALLEQVEEEKRRLGEQVK from the exons ATGGCATCTCTTCCACATGGAAACCCTACAAGTTGTAGTTTAGTATGTGAAAGAGGACCGATTTCCTTCGTGGGTATTTCGGCTCTTCCATCTATTCAATTGAGGGCCAGAGCTTTTGATGGTTTGGTGAGAG GAAGAGGTATAACTCACAGCTTATATAGAAAGGAGACATCCCTTTTTTGCGAAAAAGGATCTAATAGCATCAACAGAATTACGACCATCCCCAGAAGTAGCAGTTCGGACTCTAATGGCACTGAAGATGACTCCTCTGATCAGGCAAAG aAAAAACCTTTTGGATACTCAAGGAAGGATGTTTTATTGATTGGACTAGGAGTAACTGGAATCGGTATCGGCTTGAAAAGTGGATTAGAG TTTGCTGGAGTTGATCCTTTACAAGCAGGGAATGTCGTTCAGCTGGTACTGGTGTTGGGCCTGACAATTGGATGGATTTCCACTTATATTTTTCGAGTTTCAAATAAGGAAATGACATATGCACAGCAAATACGTGACTATGAGAACAAAGTCATGGAg AAGAGATTAGAAGGCCTAACAGAAGCAGAACTAGAAGCATTGCTTGAACAAGTTGAGGAAGAGAAGCGACGCCTAGGTGAGCAGGTCAAGTAA
- the LOC18777568 gene encoding uncharacterized protein LOC18777568 isoform X2, translating to MDKKLKKPFGYSRKDVLLIGLGVTGIGIGLKSGLEFAGVDPLQAGNVVQLVLVLGLTIGWISTYIFRVSNKEMTYAQQIRDYENKVMEKRLEGLTEAELEALLEQVEEEKRRLGEQVK from the exons ATGGACAAGAAGTTG aAAAAACCTTTTGGATACTCAAGGAAGGATGTTTTATTGATTGGACTAGGAGTAACTGGAATCGGTATCGGCTTGAAAAGTGGATTAGAG TTTGCTGGAGTTGATCCTTTACAAGCAGGGAATGTCGTTCAGCTGGTACTGGTGTTGGGCCTGACAATTGGATGGATTTCCACTTATATTTTTCGAGTTTCAAATAAGGAAATGACATATGCACAGCAAATACGTGACTATGAGAACAAAGTCATGGAg AAGAGATTAGAAGGCCTAACAGAAGCAGAACTAGAAGCATTGCTTGAACAAGTTGAGGAAGAGAAGCGACGCCTAGGTGAGCAGGTCAAGTAA